A stretch of Macrobrachium rosenbergii isolate ZJJX-2024 chromosome 12, ASM4041242v1, whole genome shotgun sequence DNA encodes these proteins:
- the LOC136843897 gene encoding mucin-22-like isoform X1 yields MRRCTRMRRRLRVGLSAVYVLLVYLISPAAAHIPEIDDDIRIEPTPVLMAGPSSSQIVGFIRFPLDGSSSSSSRGRNDHETQEEVEGSGFGRTKRDYSLEDFLVWMASGDGSTEEWQHRPRDTSWMRREVTTTTVYLTTTVYTTVLPAPFTPSTFTTSTANNPSIIIQPSAVTPIVAPPTKYPDNVPESANSVHIIDKGGGKNLDDSFSSTATTSGFPNKGGNTNPTHQERPQSDYASSHNSGNVIPGSPTSKGQTTEKQGKTSFITITKTVTAPPTGVPVNRPVILTTTSSSDESQYDITDLIHTSLEYPGPSATFTTSSVTPTPVHVTEPMLNTLSPASQNFHDCSTKIAQPTPSDSFVPVTPTAVFSSSKDDESYAGRETPMLIIPSSTSPSPEQEVNTEFGTVPSLAEASSGPEGSTADTTQVVSGTIDTNYSTYATDRPITTPSKTAVQDISSNDSKVADTTTEGVMFTPENEIPHGNMTSFTPQSTISSYDNNGFNITENPTTPMTGVTESSIPAKDEGENDLKTTDIVGSTLFPATGPTSTVKTLATELNTLLSEESSTSSVTSTFVSLIEEEETTVTKTEDLYQTSPSSEHTQAHSVVTSSEGVSDVSLYGNDYDFSTETGFYSTTKTPVYTFLVPNSSSVFPSNQTGFSDTPIFLTSTAGVDVVDPAPIDAESESEAESDKTTTASSGDDYSTLFPTDFTVELDGQMSEESTPSPFTTSTTPQFSPDVSDTVTQSSFDSTNTTIGEPGLTTNSNNLTGIGDTETDADTGSGDFVVPQLESDVTSSTISSEFGLGEESNRTGLVNGTLDQYSETEYSITVQISPTATTKSHMSSGIEASLSVVLLPGQSDHVTQPFDIITPSALPSLPYPGDSSSANVSDYGGDHPVQSSVNVTISSGPVHQSSVPLTTVQYEISSVDVQGSPSVHPTLQPSPGPSGETDTSFLTSTAALPGDKSTTFQPSTPTLFPSEESSSSDSPEYSTKEVIDPKSTSEVLNFTSDIVSTIFYSLTSTTSSSLPGLSTTQTSQITTISPNASLTTNILSEGSTQESLYPVTSDVSVSTVTTSLEDSIIETTQGGSLTPSMDSTVMPKMTTTLTTGAQPSPPSPSNNATVPLDQRYWVRTVLEGPPKEEDTIMSWSRIQTKLTEAYQLAFKRSAEALKYKNTLNQKGGIGSGNQVTTTEPTAKLTISPTTVNPYENYTTIVGRRRREVVQDIRRSTIPWQIHLSQNAIIPSPPIYKMSTGLKKDEEIVSLKNREIKQLDFTDQVVKSKSDLPAFLNSMRIKRSESVGKVARKSKSLDHAAVTNPFLSSRTLKATLSYSPSVPVTFVGYPTQRTFFTWHSRMRRAVPDDISVRLHNVTYDNVTDVTELVYTVFEGEWPILASEAVGNMSTVDDMEMAVLLDQVVVIKAEEYLSSSPLPDQQQDVYIIIGGVVGGVMLLVFILWCAMFLYKRKAREEETLQPDSQEVTPRSQLSTNAYLGHVNLGYSDPRDEKAEAAPMPSTSQPVEDDPGRSSPSGSHDHLIRPRQGPSHGSASKLDQHFYRRRGRGDAAGDRSSGNTSREGSVRDEEDYATSEEEEEEDDNEATTLRRPKSSVPWKKSGRLTMDEHVYSSPKPISSQDLTGPSVTSRYETTHSEMSSSDPTQQLMANILHGAQIFTSKDQGSIFLPPPLLPPPKGFGRSQDPPFIPGTSLPRFLPPPRPLKNLESVVDGGKRRIPSQIDAYSYDPEAPPIPPRNYTREEAGLPPIGDGGSPPRPPMKDAEVEARIESEVVASSSNEDRMRRPSESSSHLSDSGMSESSMPNVGRLRRRFHDLLDDAFSLLSGQRPGDKVTPLTTPTMSRKTRSKSAAVPPSRPRPASVFQEEPDDAIAGRPWSAAAIQSVPGWKEAQVAVGVIPLDQSRSPRSAWGDSGRPGTSFGRPSSVPSGASRPSSVAAGAGRPSSGPSGTCRPGSGRSGRSITPVNMPPTSPEEAGGRRPSTSITNVQSRAGEPIDPDTGLRASDPAVPLIRAIKEELKRFKSSVSTDTSNA; encoded by the exons aaatagatgaCGACATCAGAATCGAACCAACACCGGTGCTGATGGCCGGCCCATCGTCCAGTCAAATCGTAGGCTTCATCAGATTCCCGTTagatggcagcagcagcagtagcagcagaggGCGCAATGACCACGAAACCCAAGAGGAAGTCGAAGGCAGCGGATTCGGGAGGACGAAAAGGGATTACAGTCTGGAGGATTTCTTAGTCTGGATGGCCTCCG GTGATGGATCCACCGAAGAATGGCAACACCGCCCAAGAGACACTTCCTGGATGAGAAGAGAAGTTACCACAACCACCGTCTATCTTACCACTACCGTCTACACGACAGTATTGCCAGCCCCATTTACACCATCCACCTTCACCACCTCAACTGCCAACAACCCTTCCATCATTATTCAACCTTCCGCAGTCACGCCAATCGTCGCTCCACCCACGAAGTATCCAGACAATGTTCCTGAATCAGCCAATTCAGTTCATATCATAGACAAAGGAGGAGGCAAGAATCTAGACGACAGCTTCAGTTCAACAGCGACCACCAGTGGATTCCCGAACAAAGGAGGCAACACTAACCCAACTCACCAAGAGCGCCCACAGAGCGACTATGCCTCTTCGCACAACAGTGGGAATGTCATTCCAGGGTCTCCTACATCCAAGGGCCAGACtacagaaaaacaaggaaaaacaagttTCATCACAATTACAAAAACAGTTACTGCACCTCCAACAGGAGTTCCTGTAAATAGACCAGTAATTCTCACCACTACTTCATCTTCAGATGAATCACAGTATGACATAACAGATCTGATTCATACATCTCTGGAGTACCCAGGGCCATCAGCTACATTCACCACCTCATCTGTAACCCCCACTCCAGTTCATGTGACTGAACCCATGCTAAATACGTTAAGTCCAGCATCACAAAATTTTCATGACTGTTCTACAAAAATTGCTCAGCCAACACCCAGTGATAGTTTTGTTCCTGTGACACCAACTGCAGTATTCAGCTCATCTAAAGATGATGAATCTTATGCAGGAAGAGAAACTCCAATGTTGATAATTCCTAGTTCAACATCACCCTCACCTGAACAGGAGGTCAACACTGAGTTTGGCACAGTGCCCTCCTTGGCAGAAGCTAGTTCTGGTCCTGAAGGCTCTACAGCAGACACAACCCAGGTAGTAAGTGGCACAATAGACACCAATTATAGCACATATGCAACAGACAGGCCCATTACCACTCCATCTAAAACAGCAGTTCAGGACATTAGTTCCAATGATAGCAAAGTTGCAGATACTACAACTGAGGGAGTAATGTTTACTCCCGAAAATGAAATTCCACATGGTAACATGACCAGTTTTACCCCTCAATCAACTATTTCATCATATGACaataatggttttaatattaCAGAAAACCCTACAACTCCAATGACTGGGGTAACAGAGAGTAGCATACCTGCAAAGGACGAAGGAGAAAATGACCTTAAAACTACAGATATAGTTGGATCAACCCTTTTTCCGGCAACAGGTCCCACTAGTACTGTTAAAACACTTGCAACAGAATTAAATACTTTACTCTCAGAGGAGTCTTCTACAAGTTCAGTAACCAGTACATTTGTGTCTcttattgaagaagaagaaacaactgTTACTAAAACGGAAGACTTGTATCAAACAAGCCCAAGTAGTGAGCATACCCAGGCACACTCAGTTGTTACAAGTTCTGAAGGAGTGAGTGATGTATCTTTATATGGTAATGATTATGACTTTTCCACAGAAACTGGCTTCTATAGCACTACAAAAACTCCCGTGTACACGTTCCTTGTGCCAAATTCCAGTAGCGTCTTTCCCTCAAATCAAACTGGATTTTCAGACACACCAATATTCCTAACTTCAACTGCAGGTGTGGATGTTGTAGATCCTGCACCTATTGATGCTGAGAGTGAAAGTGAGGCTGAATCAGACAAAACAACTACTGCATCGTCTGGTGATGATTATAGTACTTTGTTTCCCACAGATTTTACAGTGGAACTTGATGGCCAAATGTCTGAAGAATCGACTCCATCACCATTCACTACAAGCACTACACCACAATTCAGTCCGGATGTAAGTGATACTGTTACACAGAGTAGCTTTGACTCTACTAACACAACAATAGGAGAACCTGGTTTAACTACAAATAGCAATAACCTTACTGGCATAGGGGATACAGAAACTGATGCAGACACCGGCAGTGGTGACTTTGTAGTTCCTCAACTAGAAAGTGATGTAACAAGCAGCACAATTTCAAGTGAGTTTGGTTTGGGAGAGGAGTCAAATAGAACAGGTCTAGTAAATGGAACTTTGGACCAATATTCCGAGACTGAATATAGTATAACTGTTCAAATATCCCCAACTGCAACCACCAAATCTCACATGTCTTCTGGCATAGAGGCATCATTATCAGTTGTATTATTACCTGGGCAGAGTGACCATGTAACTCAGCCTTTTGATATCATTACACCAAGTGCATTACCAAGTTTACCATATCCTGGTGATAGCTCCTCTGCAAATGTCTCTGATTATGGAGGTGATCATCCTGTGCAAAGCTCTGTGAATGTCACAATTTCTTCAGGACCTGTGCACCAATCTTCAGTGCCTCTAACTACTGTGCAATATGAAATATCAAGTGTTGATGTTCAAGGCAGTCCTTCAGTTCATCCAACACTACAGCCTTCCCCTGGGCCTTCAGGGGAAACTGATACTAGTTTTTTAACTTCAACTGCTGCTTTGCCAGGTGATAAATCAACTACTTTTCAGCCTTCCACGCCAACTTTATTTCCTAGTGAAGAATCAAGTTCGTCAGATTCCCCTGAGTATTCAACAAAAGAAGTGATAGACCCAAAATCCACAAGTGAAGTGCTCAACTTTACATCTGATATTGTATCCACTATTTTCTACTCCCTAACTTCCACCACATCCTCAAGTTTGCCAGGACTTTCTACAACACAAACATCCCAGATTACTACTATATCACCTAATGCTTCattgacaacaaacattttatcagAAGGGAGTACTCAAGAGAGTTTGTATCCAGTCACATCAGATGTTTCCGTTTCTACTGTTACTACTTCTCTAGAGGACTCTATTATTGAAACCACTCAAGGAGGCTCATTAACACCCAGCATGGATAGTACTGTTATGCCAAAGATGACAACGACTTTAACAACAGGAGCCCAGCCCAGCCCTCCTAGTCCTAGCAATAATGCTACAGTTCCTCTTGATCAAAGGTACTGGGTTAGGACTGTGCTTGAAGGCCCTCCGAAAGAAGAAGACACTATTATGTCTTGGTCCCGCATTCAAACTAAGTTAACAGAAGCCTATCAGCTTGCATTCAAGCGTAGTGCTGAggccctaaaatataaaaatactttaaaccaAAAAGGTGGTATTGGGTCAGGGAATCAAGTAACAACAACAGAACCAACAGCCAAATTGACAATCAGCCCAACTACCGTGAACCCTTATGAAAATTACACAACAATCGTTGGCAGACGAAGGAGAGAAGTCGTCCAAGATATTCGCAGATCAACAATACCTTGGCAGATCCATCTTTCCCAAAATGCAATTATTCCCAGTCCTCCCATATACAAAATGTCAACAGGACTGAAAAAGGATGAAGAGATAGTTTCACTTAAGAACAGAGAAATTAAACAACTGGATTTTACCGATCAAGTGGTAAAATCTAAATCGGATCTTCCAGCCTTCCTGAACAGTATGAGAATCAAGCGCTCTGAATCTGTAGGGAAGGTGGCTAGAAAGTCAAAGTCTTTAGATCACGCAGCTGTCACAAATCCGTTCCTGTCATCTCGAACTCTCAAAGCAACCCTTTCTTACTCCCCGAGCGTTCCTGTAACTTTTGTTGGTTACCCAACACAAAGGACATTCTTTACTTGGCACAGTCGAATGCGCCGTGCGGTACCCGACGACATAAGCGTCAGGCTCCACAACGTTACCTACGACAACGTTACAGATGTGACGGAGCTAGTTTACACAGTTTTTGAAGGAGAGTGGCCCATCTTAGCTTCGGAGGCCGTCGGGAATATGTCGACAGTAGACGACATGGAAATGGCGGTGCTTCTTGATCAAGTTGTGGTTATAAAAGCAGAGG AATATCTATCCTCATCGCCCTTACCTGACCAGCAGCAGGACGTGTACATCATCATAGGAGGCGTCGTTGGTGGTGTAATGCTTCTCGTTTTTATACTGTGGTGCGCGATGTTCCTGTATAAACGGAAGGCCAGAGAAGAAGAAACATTACAACCAGACTCTCAG GAAGTGACACCCAGAAGTCAGCTGAGTACCAATGCCTATCTAGGCCACGTTAACCTTGGCTACTCGGACCCCAGGGACGAAAAg gcTGAAGCGGCTCCGATGCCCTCGACGTCTCAACCCGTAGAAGACGATCCAGGAAGGTCCTCGCCCTCGGGATCCCACGACCACCTCATCCGGCCCAGACAAG GGCCCTCTCACGGCTCCGCCAGCAAACTCGACCAGCATTTCTACAGGAGGAGAGGCCGAGGCGACGCTGCGGGAGACAGAAGCAGCGGCAACACGTCAAGAGAAGGTTCCGTCAGGGACGAGGAAGACTATGCAacctcggaagaagaagaagaggaagacgataATGAG GCAACCACCCTGCGACGTCCGAAGAGCAGCGTCCCTTGGAAGAAGAGTGGCCGCCTGACCATGGACGAACACGTGTACAGCTCTCCGAAGCCCATCAGCTCGCAGGACTTGACGGGTCCTTCCGTGACTTCCCGGTACGAAACGACGCACTCTGAAATGAGCTCGAGCGACCCCACTCAGCAGCTGATGGCCAACATCCTCCACGGGGCTCAGATTTTCACCAGCAAGGACCAGGGGTCGATATTCCTGCCGCCGCCCCTCCTGCCCCCTCCCAAAGGCTTCGGGAGATCGCAAGACCCTCCTTTCATTCCAGGGACGTCCCTGCCGCGATTCCTCCCGCCCCCGAGGCCGCTCAAGAATTTGGAGAGTGTTGTAGACGGAGGGAAGCGTAGGATACCGTCGCAGATCGACGCTTATTCCTACGACCCCGAGGCGCCGCCCATTCCGCCCAGGAATTACACCCGTGAGGAAGCGGGGCTGCCGCCCATCGGCGACGGGGGGTCTCCTCCACGCCCCCCGATGAAGGACGCCGAAGTCGAGGCTCGAATTGAGAGCGAGGTTGTGGCGTCTTCTTCTAATGAG GATCGAATGAGGCGCCCCTCCGAATCCTCTTCTCACCTGTCAGATTCCGGAATGTCGGAGAGCAGCATGCCCAACGTAGGGCGCCTGCGCCGTCGCTTCCACGATCTGCTGGACGATGCGTTCTCCTTACTGAGTGGTCAACGCCCGGGAGATAAGGTCACACCGTTAACCACTCCGACGATGTCACGCAAAACCCGATCCAAATCTGCTGCTGTACCTCCAAG TAGGCCGCGGCCTGCAAGCGTATTCCAAGAGGAACCCGACGATGCGATTGCAGGTCGCCCTTGGTCTGCGGCAGCCATTCAGTCAGTGCCCGGCTGGAAAGAAGCTCAAGTT GCTGTCGGCGTTATCCCACTGGACCAAAGCAGGTCGCCCAGATCAGCCTGGGGAGACTCTGGCCGGCCGGGCACCAGCTTTGGCAGGCCAAGCAGCGTTCCTTCAGGAGCCAGTCGCCCTAGCAGCGTCGCTGCAGGGGCAGGGCGGCCCAGCAGTGGCCCCTCGGGCACGTGTCGCCCGGGAAGTGGACGAAGTGGCAGAAGCATCACCCCTGTTAATATGCCCCCGACGAGTCCAGAAGAAGCTGGTGGAAGAAGACCGTCGACCAGCATCACTA